Within Novosphingobium resinovorum, the genomic segment CTGATGTTCAAGTTGGGGGAAGAGGCTACAGTTCTTTGCCGTTCATTTTCGAACTTGTTAATTTGGTAAATGGAATTGGTCTTAAAGATCCGTTGATAGACGATAACGACGGGGCAAAAACTGTTGAGTTTCTTCATAAAGTCCGGAGGCGATTGGAGCGAATAACCACCACGTCGCCCGGTTCTCTTGGTCTTCATCCGTTAATATATTTCTACACTCGGGGTGGGGCTTTTCAGCCAGTTGCTTTCCTCGCGGCACTCCAAACCTTTGAAAAGCTCGCTGGGAGAGGGAAATTAGATGAATTCACTCGCGTCCGGCGATCCTTCGAAGACTTTTTGGTCGCTCGCAAAGAGGCGTTCACTTTGATCGTCAAAAATTTGGGGGCGGGTCATCGAAGTCGGCCCGCTTTGGAGGATTTTATGACGCTGGCTTTGGAAGGGCTGTGGGCTGGTAAAGAGGCTGCCGAGATTATTACAGAGATGGCTGGTGATAATCGCTTCCGGTTTTTTGCCGCTCCTGCACCAGTAAGAGCCTGATCGGAAAATAAGTTGAGTGGTATCAGCAAGTTAGCTTGACGCTTTGGCCTGTCATTGATTCATGGGTTTCGCCAAAAACTACCATGGATTCAACGATGTGGACCGATACCACTCGCGCCCTTCATGCGCGAAGAGGGCTAGCTTTGCCAAGCGATTTGACGGATGCCGAGTGGGCGCTGCTGGAGCCATTGCTTCCACCTGCGTCTCGTGTCGGACGGCCCCGCAAATGGCCATTACGACGCATCGTCGAGGCAATTCTGTACCTACTGCGCGGAGGCCTGCCATGGCGGATGCTGCCGCCTTGCTTTCCGCCGGTGTCGAGCGTGCGGCATTGGTTCTACTTGTGGCGAGACAACGGGCTGTGGCTGACGATAAACCACACCTTGTTGATGATGGCCCGAGAAGCTGATGGGCGAGAGGCTTCTCCCAGCGCTGGCGTGATCGACAGCCAGTCGGTCAAGACGACCGAAAGCGGTGGCCTGTGCGGTTACGATGCAGCGAAGAAGATCAAAGGACGCAAACGGCACATCCTGACCGACACCGATGGAAATCTTGTCCATGCCGTTGTGCACGCCGCCGACATTCAGGACCGGGACGGGGCACCGCTGGTCCTTGGAGAAATCGTC encodes:
- a CDS encoding IS5 family transposase; amino-acid sequence: MWTDTTRALHARRGLALPSDLTDAEWALLEPLLPPASRVGRPRKWPLRRIVEAILYLLRGGLPWRMLPPCFPPVSSVRHWFYLWRDNGLWLTINHTLLMMAREADGREASPSAGVIDSQSVKTTESGGLCGYDAAKKIKGRKRHILTDTDGNLVHAVVHAADIQDRDGAPLVLGEIVRRFPWLRHVFADGGYAGNKLREALRRIGKWTVEIIKRSDTAKGFEVLPRRWVVERTLAWLSRNRRLAKDFEETIASATAWLFIASIQLYARRIARP